Genomic window (Zingiber officinale cultivar Zhangliang chromosome 2B, Zo_v1.1, whole genome shotgun sequence):
TGTGCCAGGAGGGGTGTGAAAAGCACTTCACTTAAATTACTCATCCTTCAATACATATGTCAAAATACCACTCTTCTTTTAAACTATCCTCTTTAACTCTTGACATATTTCAAAACCTCTCCTTCCTTTAAATTACctatttccaattttttttaaaaaaaaaaattgataaaacaaaaccaataataaaaataaacaaaacttaaaaaaaacgaACAGAAGCTAGATTGCGAGGGCGTAAATGGAAGGTCAAGAGTGGGGCGTGTCAGAGGGGGTGCTAAAAGCACGATTCAGCCACAATTAAAAGTGGTATATCCCCTAATCTATTTTTTTGGACCAGAAGATCTAGCTTCATCCTCGGGTTATGATGCTGTGATAGGATATTCAGATTATTACCTAGACACCCACGGTTCAATTCCCAGCTATGATATATTTGCAAAAAAATTGGGGTGGGCTTGAAAAGGAATGTGTCAGGAGGGGTGCGAAAAGCACTTCACTTAAATTACTCATCCTTCAATACATATGTCAAAATACCACTCTCCTTTTAAACTACTCTCTTTAACTCTTGACATATTTCAGAACATCTCCTTCATTTAAATTACCTATTtccaaactttttttaaaaaaaattgataaaacaaaaccaataataaaaataaataaaactttaaaaaaacgaACAGAAGCCAGATTGCGAGGGTGTAAATGGAAGACAATTTAAGCCCAATCCGCTTCGACTCGGACCAATTAATTTCGGCTCGGCCCAATCGAAGTAGCGATCTCCGCTTGCGTTTATAAGGACGGCGACGGCAGGCCGGGACTCGCTGCCCTTCCACGCCGCCGGCGCGAGCAGAGAGGCGATGACGTTTCACCGGCGGGCTGCTCCGTATCTTGCTCCCTTTCTCTCCAACCTCAACAATTGCAacgcctcctcttcctcctcgagGATCTTCATCTCGCGTCGTCTGTAAGCGATCTCTCACCTCTATCTCCTAATATTCTCTGCTGTTGATTCCATTCGGAGGTGCGTTGTGTTGATCGAATTCATCTCGAAGTTCCTTCTCGGCCGCTGCTTCCTCCGCTACGGAACAGGCTGATGGCGCCGGCTTCAGTGCAGGGAGGAGAACGAAAAAGTCTTGGGGTCGGCAACTCTTCCAGATCGGGTTGATTAGCCTGACGGGTGGTTTGTTTCTCAGTGCCGTCAACGATCTAGCCATCTTCCATGGGTGTAGCAGGTGCGACTTCACTTCCTGCTCCCTTGTTACTTCTAGTTCCTCTTACCCTGTGGATTTTTCCTAGAACTCAAAATTTGATCTTGCTGGTTAACTTGATTGCATGATGCCGATTGATCAGCTACAGCACCACTTATTTTATGCCTTGTGATAGAGCGAATGGATATCTCCTGATGGTCTGTCTTCTGCATAGCTGCAGTCCTCGTTCCAAGAAATAGTTTTAGGTTTTCCTGTATACaaagatttcattttttttttttttcgattgGGTTCCAAATTCTGGATTAGGTTGAATCATAATAAGGATAGTTGATCTTTGCTAGAAGTTTGAGACAATTGTAACCAGTATAAATGGCCTACCAAAATTTGTGACCAAAGTAGATGCTAAttgaatttgatgattttatcaCATGGATTACCATTCTCATAGCTGCTCAAATTCATGTTAGAATTTACCAAAGAACTCATAATCGATTGATaggttttttttcatttttttattttttaaattgagctGTTTTCGTGATGAGAATCTTATGGTTTCCCTCTTATGTTCATCTAATTCAGTAAGGCAATTGAAAAGGCTAGCCAAAATCAACAGATAGTGGAGTTGCTTGGCTTGCCGATTATAAGGGGCCCGTGGTATGACGCTTCTCTTGCAGTAGGCCGCAGAAAACATTCAGTGTCTTCTACATTTCCTGTTTCTGGACCTCAAGGAACTGGCATTTTCCAGTTGAAGGCAATCCGTCGAGGAGGTTTACCTTTTGTTCAGCAGCTTGTTTTTTTATCGTACATATTTCCATTTACTTGCATACTTTGCTGATTTACTCTATGTTTAAGGTGCTTGATGTCACTTTTGCTACTGATTCCTTATTTAGACACAAGTTTTCGTGCATGACGTTTTGTAGTAGGATTTTCTTACAAGAACTTTTCTTTCAATGAGAACCAAGGGAGGATATCCACACGATGCTTCTGTTTGGTGCTCTAGATAAAATTTTATACCTTCCATGAAATTAGGAAAATGAAACCTGCTATTAGTATCTCAGTCCTCGCTTTAATTAAAATTCGATCGACTATCAGCCATCCCATATGGCAATAAGTATTCAAAAGTTTCCATTCTTTGCATTTTCTTCTAGAGGTCAAAGCACCAAGAACATCCACCTAACACTACTCTAAGAGGAACTTATTGATTCTCTAAGTTAATTTTTATATTCCCTCTTCTGGATGGCAATAGAACATTTTCAATCGATATCCTTCCGTTGTCAATGGTTTTGAATTCTTGCAAATTTGCTTTATCGTCGATTTCTTGGGTCCAACTACTGAACACTTCAAACTTGGTTTCATTTCCAttacagttttttttttatttctacttttttattttgtttgttctcTTTGTGGCCAGTCATTGTTAAAACATTCAAAACTTAGAATAAATGACGAAAACTTCATGGCTACTCATGCAACACAGTCAcacacacatacacacacaaaTCTTGTCGAGCTCAAGTTTTTACCGAGCTCAACTAGCAAAGTGGTAGTTTTAGTTTAGTTAAATCATTGACCGAATAAGTGAAGCATATGTTACTTTTTGAATCTTAACATTCTATAGATAtatttaaaactataaaatttaTAAGATATTACAAATCTTAGGTGTAAATAGTATGATAAATATACACAT
Coding sequences:
- the LOC122047594 gene encoding uncharacterized protein LOC122047594, with the translated sequence MTFHRRAAPYLAPFLSNLNNCNASSSSSRIFISRRLSFSAAASSATEQADGAGFSAGRRTKKSWGRQLFQIGLISLTGGLFLSAVNDLAIFHGCSSKAIEKASQNQQIVELLGLPIIRGPWYDASLAVGRRKHSVSSTFPVSGPQGTGIFQLKAIRRGDETTFSFLSHNDWDILILDALVHVPSNDEKHQTVRISVTGNCPLPNASSNCVPCQLPQAASATPGK